From Streptomyces chrestomyceticus JCM 4735, one genomic window encodes:
- a CDS encoding FAD-binding dehydrogenase: MAYDADVIVIGAGLAGLAATAELAEAGRKVILLDQEPASGLGGQAHWSFGGLFLVGSPEQRRLRIRDSHALAWQDWLGAAGFDRPEDHWPRKWAEAYVDFAAGEKRPWLHRQGVRFFPVVGWAERGGYEATGHGNSVPRFHITWGTGPGLVAPFERRVRAGVARGLVELRFRHRVTGLARSAGAVDTVTGEILEPSDAERGTPSSREVAGAFELRAQAVIVTSGGIGGNHDLVRANWPARLGTPPERLLSGVPAHVDGLMLGVAEAAGGRIVNRDRMWHYTEGIDNWNPVWPRHGIRILSGPSPLWLDAHGRRLPVPLFPGFDTLGTLEHIMRTGHAHTWFVLTQKIIEKEFTLSGSEQNPDLTGRSVREVLKRPLPGAPGPVQAFMDRGADFIVERSLGDLVRRMNRLTEKPLLDEAALRHEIVARDREIANSFTKDLQVTAMRGARKYLGDRLIRTAPPHRLLDPKAGPLIAVRLNILTRKTLGGLETDLSSRVLTEGGEPLPGVYAAGEAAGFGGGGVHGYRSLEGTFLGGCIFSGRTAGRAAAKAVG, encoded by the coding sequence ATGGCCTACGACGCTGATGTGATCGTGATCGGAGCGGGTCTGGCGGGCCTCGCGGCCACCGCCGAGCTCGCCGAGGCGGGACGCAAGGTGATCCTCCTGGACCAGGAGCCCGCGAGCGGCCTCGGCGGCCAGGCCCACTGGTCCTTCGGCGGTCTCTTCCTCGTCGGCTCGCCCGAGCAGCGGCGGCTGCGCATCCGCGACAGCCACGCGCTGGCCTGGCAGGACTGGCTCGGCGCGGCCGGCTTCGACCGCCCCGAGGACCACTGGCCGCGCAAGTGGGCCGAGGCGTACGTCGACTTCGCGGCGGGCGAGAAGCGCCCCTGGCTGCACCGGCAGGGCGTGCGGTTCTTCCCGGTCGTCGGCTGGGCCGAGCGCGGCGGTTACGAGGCCACCGGGCACGGCAACTCCGTACCGCGCTTCCACATCACCTGGGGCACCGGGCCCGGCCTGGTCGCACCGTTCGAACGGCGGGTACGGGCCGGTGTCGCGCGCGGCCTGGTGGAGCTGCGCTTCCGGCACCGCGTCACCGGTCTGGCGCGCAGCGCGGGCGCGGTCGACACCGTCACCGGCGAGATCCTGGAGCCCTCCGACGCCGAGCGCGGCACGCCCAGCAGCCGCGAGGTGGCCGGCGCCTTCGAACTGCGCGCCCAGGCCGTGATCGTCACCTCCGGCGGCATCGGCGGCAACCACGACCTGGTGCGCGCCAACTGGCCCGCACGCCTCGGCACCCCGCCGGAGCGCCTGCTGTCCGGGGTGCCCGCGCACGTGGACGGCCTGATGCTGGGCGTCGCCGAGGCGGCCGGCGGCCGGATCGTCAACCGGGACCGCATGTGGCACTACACCGAGGGCATCGACAACTGGAACCCCGTCTGGCCCCGGCACGGCATCCGCATCCTGTCCGGCCCGTCACCGCTGTGGCTGGACGCGCACGGCAGACGGCTGCCGGTACCGCTCTTTCCCGGCTTCGACACGCTCGGCACCCTCGAACACATCATGCGGACGGGTCACGCCCACACCTGGTTCGTCCTCACCCAGAAGATCATCGAGAAGGAGTTCACCCTCTCCGGCTCCGAACAGAACCCCGACCTGACCGGCCGCAGCGTCCGGGAGGTGCTGAAGCGGCCCCTGCCCGGCGCTCCCGGCCCGGTGCAGGCGTTCATGGACCGGGGCGCGGACTTCATCGTCGAGCGCTCCCTCGGCGATCTCGTCCGGCGGATGAACCGGCTCACCGAGAAGCCGCTGCTCGACGAGGCGGCGCTGCGCCACGAGATCGTCGCGCGCGACCGCGAGATCGCCAACTCCTTCACCAAGGACCTCCAGGTCACCGCCATGCGCGGAGCGCGCAAGTACCTGGGCGACCGGCTGATCCGCACCGCGCCCCCGCACCGGCTGCTCGACCCGAAGGCCGGCCCGCTGATCGCCGTACGGCTGAACATCCTCACCCGCAAGACCCTCGGCGGCCTGGAGACCGACCTGTCCTCACGGGTCCTGACCGAGGGCGGCGAGCCGCTGCCGGGTGTGTACGCGGCGGGGGAGGCGGCGGGCTTCGGCGGCGGTGGCGTGCACGGCTACCGGTCGCTGGAGGGCACCTTCCTGGGCGGCTGCATCTTCTCGGGACGCACGGCGGGACGGGCGGCGGCTAAGGCGGTGGGCTGA
- a CDS encoding APC family permease — protein MLTSSTGNKSKPGRTGRAARPGGPGEISTFKGQERALRAGRIGTAGLLLSVLAASAPLMVVAGVMVTTYQVMGIVGQPLLFVILGVVMALFSVGYAEMSRHVHNAGAFYAYIARGLGGTAGAGASFVALAAYSALQFGIYGIFGFEVTGLLGRHFGVTVSWWVPALLGVALIGALGALKIDLNAKVLGVLLAAEVVLIAVFDIAFAAEPGPQGLSLHAFDPATLGGAGLGTALCFAVAAFVGFEQAPVYAEETSRPQTVVARVMFLAVGFVAVFFALSSWLIGVATGPDHVVATAGEEGPGLIFALTGPRLGGTFTDLLHLFFVTGIFASMLSFHNVVARYAFAMGREGLLPAALGRTARSSGAPALGSLLQSVISLLVVGAFALTDRHPDGDPTTPVLKLFAWGGNVGALGVIVLMATASVAVIAFFVRRGAGRAQAGRLLAAGLAALALLTVLVYAAKDFGVLVSAAAGSALTWVLPGVIGLAAVVGLGYGRVLRARRPQVHARIGLGNEAFQLEKAASTPSPSSPREES, from the coding sequence ATGCTGACGAGCAGTACGGGTAACAAGAGCAAGCCGGGACGCACGGGCCGTGCCGCACGTCCGGGCGGTCCAGGGGAGATCAGTACCTTCAAGGGCCAGGAGCGGGCCCTGCGCGCCGGCCGCATCGGCACCGCGGGGCTGCTCCTGTCCGTACTGGCCGCCAGCGCGCCCCTGATGGTGGTGGCCGGCGTCATGGTCACCACGTACCAGGTCATGGGCATCGTCGGGCAGCCGCTGCTGTTCGTCATCCTGGGCGTGGTGATGGCGCTGTTCAGCGTCGGCTACGCGGAGATGAGCCGGCATGTGCACAACGCCGGCGCCTTCTACGCGTACATCGCGCGCGGCCTCGGCGGCACGGCGGGCGCCGGCGCCTCCTTCGTCGCGCTCGCCGCGTACAGCGCCCTGCAGTTCGGCATCTACGGCATCTTCGGCTTCGAGGTGACCGGGCTGCTCGGCAGACACTTCGGCGTCACCGTCTCCTGGTGGGTGCCCGCGCTGCTCGGCGTCGCCCTGATCGGGGCGCTCGGCGCGCTGAAGATCGACCTGAACGCCAAGGTGCTGGGCGTGCTGCTCGCCGCCGAGGTCGTCCTGATCGCCGTCTTCGACATCGCCTTCGCCGCCGAACCGGGGCCGCAGGGCCTGTCGCTGCACGCCTTCGACCCGGCCACCCTCGGGGGCGCGGGCCTGGGCACCGCGCTGTGCTTCGCCGTCGCCGCGTTCGTCGGCTTCGAACAGGCCCCCGTCTACGCCGAGGAGACCAGCCGGCCGCAGACGGTCGTGGCGCGGGTGATGTTCCTCGCCGTCGGCTTCGTCGCGGTCTTCTTCGCGCTCAGCTCCTGGCTGATCGGCGTCGCCACCGGCCCGGACCACGTCGTCGCCACGGCGGGCGAGGAGGGCCCCGGCCTGATCTTCGCCCTCACCGGCCCGCGGCTCGGCGGCACGTTCACCGACCTCCTGCACCTCTTCTTCGTGACCGGCATCTTCGCCTCGATGCTCAGCTTCCACAACGTGGTGGCCCGCTACGCCTTCGCGATGGGCCGCGAGGGCCTGCTGCCCGCCGCGCTCGGCCGTACCGCCAGGTCCAGCGGCGCCCCGGCGCTCGGCTCGCTGCTCCAGTCCGTCATCTCGCTGCTCGTCGTGGGCGCCTTCGCGCTCACCGACCGCCACCCGGACGGCGACCCCACCACTCCCGTACTGAAGCTGTTCGCCTGGGGCGGCAACGTGGGCGCGCTCGGCGTGATCGTGCTGATGGCCACCGCGTCGGTCGCCGTCATCGCGTTCTTCGTACGGCGCGGAGCGGGCCGGGCGCAGGCCGGGCGGCTGCTGGCCGCCGGACTGGCCGCGCTGGCGCTGCTGACCGTACTGGTCTACGCCGCCAAGGACTTCGGCGTCCTGGTCAGCGCGGCGGCGGGGTCGGCACTGACCTGGGTGCTGCCCGGTGTCATCGGGCTGGCGGCGGTGGTCGGACTCGGGTACGGGCGGGTGCTGCGCGCCCGGCGCCCGCAGGTGCACGCCCGTATCGGTCTGGGCAACGAGGCGTTCCAACTGGAGAAGGCGGCGAGCACGCCGTCCCCGTCGTCCCCGCGTGAGGAGAGCTGA